One region of Thunnus albacares chromosome 20, fThuAlb1.1, whole genome shotgun sequence genomic DNA includes:
- the six3b gene encoding homeobox protein SIX3b — MVFRSPLDFFSATRLLLPPFPDGTPILARSGSPEDPPAACPPLALPGLCFSAAQIASVCETLEETGDIERLARFLWSLPVATDGRDSISEHESVQRARAVVAYHTGSFRELYHILETHRFTRASHGKLQAMWLEAHYREAEKLRGRPLGPVDKYRVRKKFPLPRTIWDGEQKTHCFKERTRGLLREWYLQDPYPNPGKKRELAHATGLTPTQVGNWFKNRRQRDRAAAAKNRLQHHRMLPGGARALSGGECSPDGSAERADGETLLSVTDSDSDLDV; from the exons ATGGTGTTCAGGTCCCCGCTCGACTTTTTCTCAGCCACTCGTCTCCTTCTGCCCCCCTTCCCGGATGGGACCCCTATCCTGGCCCGTTCTGGGTCCCCGGAGGACCCTCCCGCCGCCTGTCCTCCCCTGGCTCTTCCGGGATTGTGTTTCTCGGCGGCGCAGATCGCCAGCGTCTGTGAGACTCTGGAGGAGACCGGAGACATCGAGCGGCTGGCCCGCTTCCTCTGGTCACTCCCGGTGGCCACAGACGGCCGAGACTCCATCTCTGAGCACGAGTCAGTGCAGCGGGCTCGTGCCGTGGTGGCCTATCACACCGGGAGTTTCCGCGAGCTGTATCACATCCTGGAGACGCACCGCTTTACGCGCGCGTCTCACGGTAAATTGCAGGCGATGTGGCTCGAAGCTCACTACCGGGAGGCAGAGAAGCTCAGGGGGCGGCCGCTCGGACCTGTGGACAAGTACCGCGTGAGGAAGAAGTTCCCGTTACCGAGGACCATCTGGGATGGAGAGCAGAAGACGCACTGCTTCAAAGAGCGCACACGGGGGCTGCTGAGAGAGTGGTACCTGCAGGACCCGTATCCGAACCCCGGGAAGAAACGGGAGCTGGCGCACGCCACCGGGCTGACACCGACTCAAGTTGGGAACTGGTTCAAAAACCGGAGACAGAGAGACCGGGCGGCAGCAGCCAAAAACAG GTTGCAGCACCACAGGATGTTGCCGGGCGGTGCGCGTGCACTTAGCGGAGGAGAGTGCAGTCCAGACGGGAGCGCGGAGCGCGCGGATGGAGAAACTCTACTCTCAGTAACGGACAGTGACTCTGATTTGGATGTCTGA